One genomic region from Serinus canaria isolate serCan28SL12 chromosome 7, serCan2020, whole genome shotgun sequence encodes:
- the SLC23A3 gene encoding solute carrier family 23 member 3: MNGGCGRAPGTRSPVHTSSSSQKMCSWMMSCCLALQHLAVQTSLLCIFHLLLLSTLPQEPPHAQTTSKLLARSLFTCGISTMLQTILGSRLPLVQIPSFEYLVPAMVLSSHVSPGASTHRNGTSMASTCLVPHCRDTGSWADSLQEVSGAVLISGLIQLALGVSGMCGWAVRHCGPMVLAPSLSIIGLSTYKEAAFFCSTNWGVALLFMLLAVTFSQHLRSCRLPFCAWPHAWEDSTEYSAPTLRTFSVLLPFAGVCVVCAILSYFHIPWESLDVTMAQLSWANSTSNAPWIRIPYAGAWRWPLLTPRALAVGIAMAISCSMNSVGCYVLCGRLLPVPRLPPHACNRGLCMEGLGSLLAGLLGTAGGTASSIANTCATSFTQAGSRRSVQVSALLCMVLGLSPRLAGLLTHIPLAVHGGVLCVTYAVAVGTGISYFQYTDIDSGRNIFIVGFAMFMALLVPRWFGTALAPLATGWVPLDLLFLSLLMVPVFLTGFLSFFLENTVSGTLEERGLLSDHPWKARAGDCHLHGERGEASQAYRLPAGLRRLLPSSCKAFPCCFLCPRSEEEEEGNCATEEGTAGPGEGTHLLPKPSSGELQPAIRPSQTNTPAWHTVA; encoded by the exons atgaatgggggctgtggcagagcacctggaactCGGAGCCCCGTGCacacatcctcctcctcccagaaGATGTGCTCCTGGATGATGAGCTGCTGCTTGGCCCTTCAG CACCTGGCTGTGCAGACCTCCTTGCTCTGCAtcttccacctcctcctgctgtctACCCTGCCTCAGGAGCCACCTCATGCCCAGACCACCAGCAAGCTGCTGGCACGAAGCCTCTTTACCTGCGGCATCTCCACAATGCTACAGACCATCCTGGGGAGCCG gcTGCCACTCGTTCAAATCCCATCCTTTGAGTACTTGGTCCCTGCCATGGTGCTGAGCTCCCACGTGTCCCCTGgtgccagcacacacaggaatg GCACATCCATGGCCAGTACATGTCTTGTACCTCATTGCAGAgacacagggagctgggctgacTCACTGCAAGAG GTCTCTGGAGCAGTGCTGATCTCTGGGCTGATTCAGCTGGCGCTGGGAGTGTCTGGCATGTGTGGGTGGGCAGTGCGGCACTGCGGGCCCATGGTCCTGGCCCCCAGCCTCTCCATCATCGGGCTGTCCACATACAAGGAAGCTGCTTTCTTCTGCTCCACCAACTGGGGAGTAGCACTGCT GTTCATGCTCCTTGCTGTCACCTTCTCCCAACACCTGCGGTCCTGCCGCCTGCCCTTCTGTGCCTGGCCCCATGCCTGGGAGGACTCCACAGAGTACTCAGCTCCCACCCTGCGCACATTCTCA GTACTGCTCCCATTTGCTGGGGTCTGCGTTGTCTGTGCCATCCTCAGCTACTTCCACATTCCCTGGGAATCACTGGATGTGACCATGGCACAGCTGTCCTGGGCCAACAGCACCTCCAATGCCCCTTGGATCCGCATCCCTTATGCAG gagcGTGGAGGTGGCCGCTGCTCACCCCCCGGGCGTTGGCAGTGGGCATTGCCATGGCCATCAGCTGTAGCATGAACTCTGTGGGATGCTACGTGCTGTGCGGGAGGCTGCTGCCAGTCCCCCGGCTACCCCCTCATGCCTGTAACCGGGGGCTCTGCATGGAGGGGTTGGGCAGCCTCCTGGCAGGACTGCTGGGCACCGCAGGGGGCACGGCCTCCAGCATTGCAAACACCTGTGCCACCAGCTTCACGCAG gctggctcACGCCGCTCGGTGCAAGTAAGCGCTCTGCTGTGCATGGTGCTGGGCCTGTCCCcgaggctggcagggctcctcACCCATATCCCACTGGCTGTTCACG GAGGGGTGCTTTGTGTAACCTACGCCGTGGCGGTGGGCACGGGGATCTCCTACTTCCAGTACACAGACATTGACTCAGGGAGGAACATCTTCATTGTTGGCTTTGCCATGTTCATGGCACTACTGGTACCGCGCTGGtttggcacagctctggctcccCTGGCCACAG gctgggtgcCACTGgacctcctcttcctctccctgcttaTGGTCCCTGTCTTCTTAACTGGCTTCTTGTCATTTTTTCTGGAGAACACGGTCTCAG GAACACTGGAGGAACGAGGGCTGCTTTCTGATCACCCATGGAAAGCCAGAGCTGGAGACTGTCACCTCcatggggagagaggggaagcCAGCCAAGCATATAGGCTCCCTGCTGGGCTAAGGAGGCTGCTGCCATCTTCCTGTAAAGCCTTTCCGTGCTGCTTCCTCTGCCCGAggagtgaggaagaggaggagggcaACTGTGCCACTGAGGAGGGGACTGCAGGCCCAGGGGAAGGGACACACCTGctccccaaacccagctctggggagctgcagccagcaatAAGGCCAAGCCAGACAAACACGCCTGCATGGCACACTGTGGCCTGA
- the CNPPD1 gene encoding protein CNPPD1, whose amino-acid sequence MAAGGEEGGGAAVTGPGGRHRLRDRRPLPPRACARGGTRRGEPGDTGRACARQGRGPAAPPRRNRKGGRAGGGGQAGSGFEGSAPDTAPGLGLGADRPRALRAGLVSPEGNLSASALREGKMELDELLLDEEGAFSLSGFQEFTFLPRHQQLSERVRKRLYYGWDKDCSLDNLSSPVADIAVELLQKVAPSPIRRLQKKYVSHVSREACISPCSMMLALVYIERLRHRNPEYLQQISSSDLFLISMMVASKYLYDEGEEEEVFNDEWGAAGKVDVQTMNTLEMNFLSAIDWSLYTDPRELFEVLSWLEGRVAEKQGMWRGWFTYTDLCVLMEQSMWQHVLGQFYQQVVKLACLLGVVYLTGFAAIFASITMVHRSVCIRSVSTAAPRPVLFPEEGRCQLDAQPAPAPGQPQPELPNVSSASCTHCLGENETTKEPHRGGVTATALYLWSSMMTALSYPKAPDLAQHRHLPQVPFRKVPTACERSNCTSPTAAPSQPAPFGLAVLPAPPVLHCHACSATAGPTWDAAPNHEDWLDPLGLKQCFLHSAMDLSRIKSFIFPS is encoded by the exons ATGGCTGCGGGGGGGGAAGAGGGCGGAGGTGCCGCTGTCACCGGCCCGGGCGGGCGGCACCGCCTGAGGGACCGGCGGCCGCTGCCGCCGCGCGCGTGCGCCCGGGGAGGGACGAGGAGGGGGGAACCGGGCGACACCGGCCGCGCGTGCGCCCGGCAGGGGCGGGGACCGGCCGCGCCCCCGCGCCGGAACAGGAAAGGCGGAAGGGCGGGCGGTGGCGGTCAGGCTGGGAGCGGCTTTGAGGGCTCTGCTCCCGACACTGCACCGGGCCTCGGCCTCGGAGCGGACCGGCCCCGCGCTCTCAGAGCCGGTCTCGTATCGCCGGAGGGGAATCTGTCAGCGTCCGCCCTGCGAGAGGGCAAGATGGAGCTGGACGAGCTGCTGCTGGACGAGGAGGGCGCCTTCTCCCTCAGTGGGTTCCAGGAGTTCACG TTCCTacccaggcaccagcagctgagCGAGAGAGTGCGGAAGCGGCTCTATTATGGCTGGGACAAAGACTGCAGCTTGGATAATCTCTCCAGCCCTGTGGCAG ATATTGCTGTGGAGTTGCTGCAGAAAGTGGCTCCCAGTCCTATCCGCAGACTCCAGAAGAAATATGTGTCTCACGTATCTCG ggaagCTTGCATCTCGCCCTGTTCCATGATGTTGGCCCTGGTTTACATTGAGAGACTCCGGCACCGGAACCCTGAATACCTCCAGCAGATCTCATCTTCAGACCTCTTCCTGATCTCCATG ATGGTTGCAAGTAAGTATCTGTATGATgagggtgaggaagaggaggtgtTCAATGATgagtggggagcagcagggaaggtggACGTCCAGACCATGAACACACTGGAGATGAACTTCCTGAGCGCCATT GACTGGAGTCTCTACACAGATCCTCGGGAGCTGTTTGAAGTGCTGAGCTGGCTGGAGGGACG tgtgGCTGAAAAACAGGGCATGTGGCGTGGCTGGTTCACCTACACAGATCTGTGTGTCCTCATGGAACAGTCCATGTGGCAGCATGTGCTGGGCCAGTTCTACCAGCAAGTGGTGAAG CTGGCCTGCCTCCTGGGTGTGGTGTACCTGACGGGCTTCGCAGCCATCTTCGCCTCCATCACCATGGTGCACCGGTCTGTGTGCATAAGGAGtgtcagcactgcagccccccGGCCTGTGCTGTTCCCTGAGGAGGGGAGGTGCCAGCTGGatgcccagccagccccagcccctggccaaCCCCAGCCCGAGCTGCCCAATGTCTCCTCAGCCAGCTGCACCCATTGCCTGGGGGAGAACGAGACGACCAAGGAGCCACATCGTGGAGGTGTCACAGCGACTGCACTCTACCTGTGGAGCAGCATGATGACGGCTCTGTCCTACCCAAAGGCACCTGATCTAGCCCAACACAGGCACCTCCCACAAGTTCCTTTCCGGAAAGTGCCCACTGCCTGTGAGAGATCCAACTGTACCAGTCCCACCgcagcccccagccagcctgCCCCTTTTGGACTCGCCGTGCTCCCGGCTCCTCCAGTGCTGCACTGCCATGCTTGCTCAGCCACTGCAGGCCCCACATGGGATGCAGCCCCCAACCATGAGGACTGGCTGGACCCCCTGGGCCTGAAGCAGTGCTTCTTGCATTCTGCAATGGATCTCAGTAGAATCAAGAGCTTCATTTTTCCCAGCTAG